DNA sequence from the bacterium genome:
GCCGCCTACGCCGCCCTGGTCGGCGCCGGCACCTGGCTGTTCGGCGACCAGGCCCTGCGCGACGCCCTCGCCCGCGTCGCCAGCCGCCTCGCCCCGCGCCGCCGCTGACCGCGGCTACGACGCCTTGGCCTGCGCCAGACGCTGCAGGCGCTGGTTGGACACCAGCTTCACGAAGCGCTGCGGCGCCAGGCGCTTGAGGCGCCAGACGATGCGGCCCTCGCGCATCGGCAGACAGTAGAGGCGCCCGCGCTCGACGGCGCGCAGCGCGGCGGCGGCGACGTCGTCGGCGCTCATCGTCGCGCGCGCGAAGGCGCCGCGCGCCATCGCCATCAGTTGCGGGTCGGTGGCGCGCGCCCCCTCCAGGAGGTTGGTCTTGAAGAAGGCCGGGCAGAGCACGGTGACGCGCACGCGCTTGTCCGCCACCTCCGCCGCCAACGTCTCGCTGAGCGCGATCACGCCCGCCTTGGTGACGTTGTAGGCGCCCATCATCGGCGCGCAGGCGAAGCCGGCCATCGAGGCGGTGTTGAGGATGGCGCCGCCGCCCTGCGCGACCAGCCGCGGCACGAAGGCGTGGCAGCCGTGGATGACGCCGAACAGGTTGATGCCGACGATCCACCGCCAGTCGTCGAGCGGCGCCTCCCCGACCGCGCCGGCGGCCGCGACGCCGGCGTTGTTGACCACCAGGTCGATGCGTCCGAGGCGCTGCGCCGCGTCCTCGGCCAGCGCCTCGACCTGGGCCGCGTCGGCGACGTCCACCGCCACCGCGTGCGCGGTGGCCGCGCGCTCGCGCGCCAGGCGCGCCGTCTCTTCGCAGGCGGCGAGGTCGAGATCCGCCAGCAGCAGCACCGCCCCCGGCCGCGCCAAGCGCAGCGCCAGCGCCCGCCCCAGGCCGCTGCCCGCCCCGGTCACCACCGCGGTCGAGAAAGTCATGAGCGCACCTGCCGGCGACCGGCGAGCGCGAGCGTCGCGAATCCCATCTGGTCTCCTCCTCCGTGCCGCGCGCTGCCTTCGATGCGTCCCGGCGACGCCGCGTGTCTCCGCGCCGGCGACGTACCGTTCTGTACGGACCCGGCGCGAGGTGAGTCAACGCGGGGCGTCCCCGGGGCGAGGTGTTCATTCGTCGGCGTGTCTGGTAACCGCAGGACCATGGCCGGTGACCTCCGCCATCTGCCGCTGCTCTTCAAGCCGCACCCCTGGCACGGCATTCCCATCGGCGACGAGGCGCCGCGCACGGTGACCTGCTTCATCGAGATCGTCCCGACGGACACCGTCAAGTACGAGCTCGACAAGGAAACCGGCTATCTCAAGGTCGATCGGCCGCAGAAGTTCTCCAACATCTGCCCATCGCTCTACGGCTTCATCCCGCAGACCCACTGCGGCGAACGGGTCGGCGCCCTCTGCAGGGAACGCACCGGTCGTCAGGGCATCGTCGGCGACGGCGACCCGATGGACATCTGCGTGCTCACCGAGAAGGGCATCCCGCACGGCGACATCATCCTGAAGGCGATCCCGATCGGCGGCCTGCGCATGATCGACGGCGACGAGGCCGACGACAAGATCATCGCCGTGCTGCAGAACGATGCCATGTACGGCGACTGGCGCGACATCACCCATGCGCCCGCCGCGCTGGTCGAACGGCTGCGCCACTACTTCCTCACCTACAAGCAGGCGCCGGGCGCCGCGCCGCCGCGGGTCGAGATCGCCGGCGTGTACGACCGCGACGAGGCCTACGACGTCATCAACCGCAGCCGCGCCGACTACGAGGCGCACTTCGCCGCGCTGAAGGCGCGGATCGCGCATACGACTGCGTGAGCCGCGGCCGGCGAGGAACCCGATGCCGCTCTACCTGGACGAGATCTGGATCCACTGGGATTCGCCGGCGCGCGCCCGGGAGGTGCTGCAGCAGTTCAGCGGCATGGCGAACGGCACCTTCCCGTACCCGGAGGGCGTGACCCAGGTCGCCGGCCCGTGGTTCTCCAACGAGGAGGCGAAGATCGTCCTCGTCCTCGACATCGCCGACCACGCCAAGACGTTCACCGCCTTCGGCGTCGGGCTGGCGCACGGTCTGATCACCCGCCGCCGCCTGACGCCGGTCGTCGACTGGCGCGCCGTCGACACGCTGATCGACGCGCTCTGAGCGCCGCCGGCTCGCCGCGGCGATCGGACGGCCGGCTCACACCTCCAAGCCGACGGCGCGCATGAGGGCGAGCGCGTTGCTGTGCTGCACGACCCCGGGCTGCATGCGGTAGTCGAAGCGCATGACGCCGTCCTCGAGGTGATCGGCGAAGTGGACGTTGGCGGCGCGCGGCGCCAGGGCGTCGACGATGCCGGCCAGCGAGAGATCGTGGGTGGTGATGCAGCCGATCGCGCCGCGCCCCAGCAGCCCGCGCACCACCGCCTCGGCGCCGATGCGGCGGTCGTGCGAGTTGGTGCCGTGCAGGATCTCGTCGAGCAGGAACAGCAGCGGCGGCGGCGTGCTGGCGCCGTCGACGAGCTGCCGCAGGCGTTGGATCTCGGCATAGAAGCGCGAGGTGCCCGCCTGCAGGGAGTCGTGCACGCGCATCGACGTGCCGACCGCCAGCGCGCTCGCGGTCAGTCGCGTCGCCCGCACCGGTGCGCCGGCCTGCGCCAGGACGACGTTGGTCCCGATGGTCCGCAGCAGCGTGCTCTTGCCCGACATGTTCGAGCCGCTGATCACCAGCACCGCGTGCTCCGGACCGAGGCGGACGTCGTTGCGCACGCAGCGGGCCGCCGGCAGCAGCGGGTGCCCGAGCCCTTCGCCGGCGAGCTGCGCCGGCCCGTCGACGAACGACGGGAAGCGATCATCCGGATGCTCGGCGGCATACGCGGCGAGCGCCTGCAGGGCCTCGTACTCGCCGAGCGCCGTCACCCAGCGCGCCACCGCGGCGCCGGAGGCCGCGCGCCAGGCCTCGATCGCCAGCGCGAGCTGGGTCTGCCAGAGCAGCAGCGGTGCCAGCGGCGCGAAGAACTGGTTGCGCCGCGCATCCAGCAACCCCACCAGGCGCTCGAGCTGCGCGATGCGCGCCGACGGCGCGACGCCGCCGCTGTCGAGCGCCGCGCGCAGCGCGGCCAGGCGCGGCACCTCGGCCGGCTCGCGTTCGATCCGCGCCAGCAGCCGGGCCAGCAGCGCCAGGTCGCGCCCCGCCGGCTCGACGTCGCGCACCACCGCGCGCACGCCGGCGCGCCACCACGCGCCGAGGGCCGCGGCGACGCCGAGCGCCGCCAGCATCGGCAGCGGCCCGACCATGCCGGCGCCCCACGCCGCCGCGCTGCCGACCACGGCGAGCGCCGCCAGCGCCGCCGCCAGCCGCGCCGGAGCGCCCGGCAGGCGGCGCGGCGCGCCGCCCCAGGCGGCGAGGCTGTCGGCGTGCAGCGCGTCGCCGAGCGCATCGCCGAGCACCGCCAGGTCCTCGCGCAGGTCGAGCCGCGGCCGCAGCGCGGCCACCGCCGCCTGCCGCGCCCGCACCTCGTCCGGCGGCGCCGGCGCCAGCAGCCACGCCGCCAGCGTGTCCTGGCCGGCGCGCGTGCGCGCCGTGCACAGGAGCTCGAACAGCGATCCGGCGCCGAAGAGGTCGAGGTCGGCGGCGTACGGATGGCGCGGATCGAGATAGCGCTCGCCGCCGACGCCGCCGCCCGCCCACGCCTCGTCGAGCCGCGCCAGGCCGCGCTCGTAGAACGCGACGGCGCGATCGGCGGCGCGACGCGCCGGAATGACCGCCGCGTGGCGCAGGATCAGCGCCGCGAACAGGACGGTGGGAAGCGCCAGGCTCCAGCCCGGCACGAGGTGCAGGCCGAAGGCGAGCCAGGCGAGCCCGCCGGCGGCAGCGAACACCGCCAGGCGCGCGCTGCCGATGCGTCGCTCGCTGCGCGCCAGCGCCGCGGCGCGGCGCCGCCGCTGCGCCAGCCGCACCGTGTAGTCGGCCCGTGCGTCGACACTCATCGGCGGTGTGGTATCAACTCGTGCCAGGCATGAACACCGCCCCTGCGACGAGCGCACCCGCGGTGGGGCGAGAGGTCGCCGACGCGTCCGCCCGCGGGGCGCGACGCGCCGCGCTGCTCGTCGGCGTGTTGACCTTCGCCGTCTATCTGTCGCCGTTGCGCGAGGTGCGCTCCGGCGACACCGTGCCGGCCCGCCTGCTGCCCTTCACCCTCCTGCGCGACGGCGATCTGAATCTCGACGAATTCCTCTGGCTGCGCGTCGCCGAGCCGCAGCCCTATTTCCTGCGTGCGATGCCGGACGGGCACTGGCGCTCGAAGTACCCGCTGGCGACGCCGCTGCTGGTCACGCCGCTCGCCGCGCCGTTCGTCTGGTGGGCGGCGGCGCACGGCATCGGCGACGACGACGCGCGCTTCCGGCTGCTCACCGTCGTCTTCGAGCGCGTCGCCGCGGCGGCGCTCGGCGCCATCGCCGTCGCCCTGATCCTCCTGGCGGCGCGGGAGATCGCGCCGTTGCGCTGGGCGGTGGCGGCCGCGCTGGTCGCCGCCTTCGGCACCAGCCTGTGGCCGCACAGCCTGGCGCTGTGGCAGCACCCGCTCACCGCGCTGGCGATCGCCGGCGCGGCGCTGGCCCTGCTGCGTCCGCCGACGCCGCGCCGCGCCCTGTCGGCCGGCCTGCTCGTCGGCGTGGCGGTGGCGGCACGGCCGACCGCGATCATGCTGCTGCCCCTGCTGGCGCTCTACGCCTGGCGCGAGCGCCGGGCCCTGTTCTGGTGGCTGGTCGGCCCGAGCCTCGCCGGCGCCCTCGCCGTCGCGGCGCTCAACCTGGTCGTCGCCGGGCGCGCCAGCGGTGGGTACATGCTCTTCCTGCCGGTCCCCGCCCTCGCGCCGGCGCTCGGGCTGCTGCTCAGTCCCAATCGCGGCCTCTTCGTCTACACGCCATTGGCCGTGCTGGCGCTCGACGCCTTCCGCCGCGGCACGCGGCCGGTGGCGCTGCGCTACTTCGCGCTGATGCTGCCGATCTACGTCGCCGTGTTCTCCGGCTCGACGTCGTGGTGGGCCGGATGGTCGTACGGACCGCGCTTCTTCACCGACATCGTCCCGCTCATGACCCTGTGCGCGCTGCCGGCGGCGCG
Encoded proteins:
- a CDS encoding inorganic pyrophosphatase, which produces MAGDLRHLPLLFKPHPWHGIPIGDEAPRTVTCFIEIVPTDTVKYELDKETGYLKVDRPQKFSNICPSLYGFIPQTHCGERVGALCRERTGRQGIVGDGDPMDICVLTEKGIPHGDIILKAIPIGGLRMIDGDEADDKIIAVLQNDAMYGDWRDITHAPAALVERLRHYFLTYKQAPGAAPPRVEIAGVYDRDEAYDVINRSRADYEAHFAALKARIAHTTA
- a CDS encoding DNA mismatch repair protein MutS → MSVDARADYTVRLAQRRRRAAALARSERRIGSARLAVFAAAGGLAWLAFGLHLVPGWSLALPTVLFAALILRHAAVIPARRAADRAVAFYERGLARLDEAWAGGGVGGERYLDPRHPYAADLDLFGAGSLFELLCTARTRAGQDTLAAWLLAPAPPDEVRARQAAVAALRPRLDLREDLAVLGDALGDALHADSLAAWGGAPRRLPGAPARLAAALAALAVVGSAAAWGAGMVGPLPMLAALGVAAALGAWWRAGVRAVVRDVEPAGRDLALLARLLARIEREPAEVPRLAALRAALDSGGVAPSARIAQLERLVGLLDARRNQFFAPLAPLLLWQTQLALAIEAWRAASGAAVARWVTALGEYEALQALAAYAAEHPDDRFPSFVDGPAQLAGEGLGHPLLPAARCVRNDVRLGPEHAVLVISGSNMSGKSTLLRTIGTNVVLAQAGAPVRATRLTASALAVGTSMRVHDSLQAGTSRFYAEIQRLRQLVDGASTPPPLLFLLDEILHGTNSHDRRIGAEAVVRGLLGRGAIGCITTHDLSLAGIVDALAPRAANVHFADHLEDGVMRFDYRMQPGVVQHSNALALMRAVGLEV
- a CDS encoding SDR family NAD(P)-dependent oxidoreductase; the encoded protein is MTFSTAVVTGAGSGLGRALALRLARPGAVLLLADLDLAACEETARLARERAATAHAVAVDVADAAQVEALAEDAAQRLGRIDLVVNNAGVAAAGAVGEAPLDDWRWIVGINLFGVIHGCHAFVPRLVAQGGGAILNTASMAGFACAPMMGAYNVTKAGVIALSETLAAEVADKRVRVTVLCPAFFKTNLLEGARATDPQLMAMARGAFARATMSADDVAAAALRAVERGRLYCLPMREGRIVWRLKRLAPQRFVKLVSNQRLQRLAQAKAS